The following are from one region of the Pseudodesulfovibrio piezophilus C1TLV30 genome:
- a CDS encoding CoB--CoM heterodisulfide reductase iron-sulfur subunit A family protein translates to MKRMSNNSILVVGGGFAGITAALEAAEIGYEVYIVETNPYLGGRVAQLNQYFPKLCPPSCGLEIQFQRIKNNPNVKVITMASVESVSGTKGNYDVKITQRPRYVNEKCTACGECEKATASTVESEFDFGTGKRGMAYKTHPFMFPMRYVVDAENASEGELSAIKAACPYDAVDLDDTSKAIDLNVGAIVVATGWKPYDVSNLTNLGGGTLKNVVTNMQFERLAAPNGPTGGQIARPSDGMEPKKIAFVQCAGSRDQNHLNYCSYICCMASLKHVRYVRKRSDANVTVFYIDLRTPGRYDKFKVATEADDKLSLVKGKVAAIVEDAAGNPIVTVENALTGIKSEEKFDMVVLATGMEPSTAGLTAPVGSMDADGFVMDGEGIIAAGCAKQPLDVMKTAQSGTAAAMKAIQTVVGR, encoded by the coding sequence GTGAAGAGAATGTCGAATAATAGTATTCTCGTTGTAGGTGGGGGATTCGCCGGAATCACCGCCGCCCTCGAAGCTGCCGAAATCGGCTACGAGGTTTACATCGTTGAAACAAATCCCTACCTCGGTGGCAGGGTTGCACAGCTGAATCAGTACTTTCCGAAGCTGTGTCCCCCTTCCTGCGGTTTAGAGATTCAATTTCAGCGCATCAAGAATAACCCCAATGTCAAGGTCATCACCATGGCCAGCGTCGAGTCCGTTTCCGGCACCAAAGGAAACTACGACGTGAAAATCACACAGCGGCCCCGCTACGTGAATGAAAAATGTACCGCCTGCGGCGAGTGCGAGAAGGCTACGGCCTCCACGGTTGAATCCGAATTCGATTTCGGCACCGGCAAGCGCGGCATGGCTTACAAGACCCATCCATTCATGTTCCCGATGCGCTATGTGGTGGATGCTGAAAATGCGTCCGAAGGTGAGCTTTCCGCCATCAAGGCTGCCTGTCCTTATGACGCAGTTGATCTTGATGACACATCCAAGGCCATCGACTTGAATGTCGGGGCCATTGTGGTTGCTACCGGCTGGAAACCCTATGATGTTTCCAACCTGACCAACCTCGGCGGTGGCACTCTCAAGAATGTCGTCACCAACATGCAGTTTGAGCGCCTTGCAGCGCCCAACGGTCCCACAGGCGGCCAGATTGCCCGTCCTTCAGATGGGATGGAGCCTAAAAAGATCGCTTTTGTTCAATGCGCTGGTTCTCGTGACCAGAATCACCTGAACTATTGCTCTTACATTTGTTGCATGGCTTCCCTGAAGCATGTCCGCTACGTCCGTAAACGCTCCGATGCCAACGTGACTGTTTTCTACATCGATCTGCGTACTCCCGGTCGTTATGACAAATTCAAGGTTGCCACCGAGGCGGACGACAAGCTCAGTCTCGTCAAAGGTAAAGTCGCAGCTATCGTCGAAGACGCCGCTGGCAACCCCATCGTCACCGTCGAGAACGCTCTCACTGGTATTAAGTCCGAAGAGAAGTTCGACATGGTAGTCCTGGCCACGGGCATGGAGCCCAGCACTGCTGGACTGACTGCTCCGGTCGGTTCCATGGATGCCGACGGTTTCGTCATGGACGGCGAAGGTATTATCGCCGCTGGTTGCGCCAAGCAGCCCCTTGACGTCATGAAGACCGCCCAGTCCGGCACTGCTGCCGCGATGAAAGCGATTCAAACCGTGGTAGGGAGGTAA
- the aprA gene encoding adenylyl-sulfate reductase subunit alpha — protein MPLLPMKEASKGVALAEPEIVEKSVDILMVGGGMGNCGAAFEAMRWIEKVDPSITLELVDKAAIERGGAVAQGLSAINTYCGENDVDDYVRMVRTDLMGLVREDLIFDLGRHVDDSVHLFEEWGLPIWVKKDGKNLDGGKAKAEGLAIRNGAEPVRSGRWQIMINGESYKCIVAEAAKNAIGEDRYVERVFIVKMLLDQNEPNRIAGAVGFSTRENKIYIYKCNAAVVACGGAVNVYRPRSTGEGMGRAWYPVWNAGSTYTMVAQVGGEMTMMENRFVPARFKDGYGPVGAWFLLFKAKATNYKGEDYCETNRAMLKPYEDRGYAKGHIIPTCLRNHMMLREMREGRGPIFMDTKSALLKTVNGDLSGPEWKHLESEAWEDFLDMCVGQANLWAATNCAPEDRGSEIMPTEPYLLGSHSGCCGIWCSGPDEEWVPDSYKVKADNGKVYNRMTTVNGLWTCADGVGASGHKFSSGSHAEGRIVGKQMVRWVVDHKDFQPSFKETAEELKQELYQPWYTYEENKGGSTDPVVNPAYITPHNFMMRLIKCTDEYGGGVATLYMTSKALLNTGFWLLGMIEEDSKKLAARDLHELMRCWEQFHRLWTVRLHMQHIEFREESRYPGFYYRGDFMGLDDSKWRCFVNSTFDPATGVTTIFKKPYVKIIPDA, from the coding sequence ATGCCTCTGCTTCCTATGAAAGAAGCCTCCAAAGGTGTTGCTCTCGCCGAGCCGGAAATCGTCGAAAAAAGTGTTGATATCCTGATGGTCGGCGGCGGCATGGGTAACTGCGGCGCTGCCTTCGAAGCTATGCGTTGGATCGAGAAAGTTGATCCTTCCATTACCTTGGAGCTGGTCGATAAAGCTGCCATCGAGCGTGGTGGTGCGGTTGCTCAGGGTCTGTCCGCAATCAACACCTACTGCGGTGAGAACGATGTTGACGATTACGTCCGCATGGTCCGCACTGACCTGATGGGCCTGGTTCGTGAAGATCTGATCTTCGACCTCGGCCGTCACGTTGATGATTCCGTCCACCTCTTCGAAGAATGGGGTCTCCCCATCTGGGTCAAGAAAGACGGCAAAAACCTCGACGGTGGTAAAGCCAAGGCCGAAGGCCTGGCAATCCGCAACGGTGCAGAGCCTGTCCGTTCCGGCCGCTGGCAGATCATGATCAACGGTGAGTCCTACAAGTGCATCGTTGCTGAAGCTGCAAAGAACGCCATTGGTGAAGATCGTTACGTCGAGCGTGTGTTCATCGTCAAGATGCTCCTCGACCAGAACGAGCCTAACCGCATCGCTGGTGCTGTTGGTTTCTCCACTCGCGAAAACAAGATCTACATCTACAAGTGCAACGCTGCTGTTGTCGCTTGTGGTGGTGCTGTTAACGTGTACCGTCCCCGCTCCACTGGAGAGGGTATGGGTCGCGCATGGTACCCAGTCTGGAACGCAGGTTCCACCTACACCATGGTTGCCCAGGTTGGCGGCGAAATGACCATGATGGAAAACCGCTTCGTCCCCGCCCGTTTCAAAGACGGTTACGGTCCGGTCGGTGCATGGTTCCTGTTGTTCAAGGCCAAAGCTACCAACTACAAGGGTGAGGATTACTGCGAGACCAACCGTGCCATGCTGAAGCCTTACGAGGATCGCGGCTATGCCAAGGGTCACATCATCCCCACTTGTCTGCGTAACCACATGATGCTCCGTGAAATGCGTGAAGGCCGCGGCCCGATCTTCATGGACACCAAGTCCGCTCTGCTGAAGACCGTCAATGGCGATCTGTCCGGCCCTGAGTGGAAGCACCTTGAGTCCGAGGCTTGGGAAGACTTCCTTGACATGTGCGTTGGCCAGGCCAACCTGTGGGCTGCTACCAACTGCGCTCCTGAGGATCGTGGTTCCGAGATCATGCCTACCGAGCCTTACCTGTTGGGTTCCCACTCCGGTTGCTGCGGCATCTGGTGCTCCGGCCCTGACGAAGAATGGGTTCCTGATTCCTATAAGGTCAAAGCTGACAACGGCAAAGTTTACAACCGTATGACGACTGTCAACGGCTTGTGGACCTGTGCTGATGGTGTTGGCGCTTCCGGTCACAAGTTCTCCTCCGGTTCCCATGCTGAAGGCCGCATCGTCGGTAAGCAGATGGTCCGTTGGGTTGTTGACCACAAGGACTTCCAGCCTTCCTTCAAGGAAACCGCTGAAGAACTGAAGCAGGAGCTGTACCAGCCTTGGTACACCTACGAAGAGAACAAGGGCGGTTCCACCGATCCTGTTGTCAACCCTGCTTACATCACTCCTCACAACTTCATGATGCGTCTCATCAAGTGCACCGATGAATACGGTGGTGGTGTTGCGACTCTGTACATGACCTCCAAGGCTCTGCTGAACACCGGTTTCTGGTTGCTCGGTATGATCGAGGAAGATTCCAAGAAGCTCGCAGCTCGTGACTTGCACGAACTGATGCGTTGTTGGGAACAGTTCCACCGTCTGTGGACTGTCCGCCTGCACATGCAGCACATCGAATTCCGCGAAGAATCCCGTTACCCGGGCTTCTACTACCGTGGCGACTTCATGGGCCTGGACGATTCCAAGTGGAGATGCTTTGTTAACTCCACCTTTGATCCCGCCACTGGCGTGACCACTATCTTCAAGAAGCCTTACGTCAAGATTATCCCTGACGCCTAA
- the aprB gene encoding adenylyl-sulfate reductase subunit beta, producing MPTFVNPEKCDGCKGGEKTACMYICPNDLMILDPAEMKAYNQEPSACWECYSCVKICPQGAIEARPYADFAPMGGTSIPMRSAEDIMWTIKFRNGSVKRFKFPIRTTPEGSIKPFEGKPEPSDLENELLFTETELVTPIATAMEPAAITEADLKKEWKMEDYADLV from the coding sequence ATGCCGACTTTTGTTAACCCGGAAAAATGTGACGGCTGCAAAGGTGGCGAAAAGACCGCCTGCATGTACATTTGCCCGAACGATCTGATGATCCTGGATCCTGCCGAAATGAAGGCATACAACCAGGAACCGTCTGCATGCTGGGAGTGCTACTCCTGCGTCAAGATTTGCCCCCAGGGCGCAATCGAAGCCCGTCCGTACGCTGACTTCGCACCCATGGGCGGTACCTCCATCCCCATGCGCTCTGCTGAAGACATCATGTGGACCATCAAGTTCCGTAACGGTTCCGTGAAGCGCTTCAAGTTCCCCATCCGTACCACTCCTGAAGGTTCCATCAAGCCTTTCGAAGGCAAGCCTGAGCCGTCCGATCTCGAAAATGAACTGCTGTTCACCGAGACCGAATTGGTCACCCCCATTGCAACCGCAATGGAACCGGCTGCCATCACTGAGGCTGACCTGAAGAAAGAGTGGAAGATGGAAGACTACGCCGACCTCGTCTAG
- the sat gene encoding sulfate adenylyltransferase translates to MSNLVAPHGGKGLVCCLLEGAELEAEIKKAEGLKTLDISDRAKGDLIMMGIGGFSPLNGFMKKADWAGVCEKFLMADGTFWPIPITLDTDDEDVKVGDEVALKAADGTVYATMTVEEKYEMTEADKKWECELVYKGEGEDSADDKFWEVAMEDHPGVQMVMAQGKYNLAGPVKVLSEGDYAVRFPGVYLTPAQIRAEMEKRGWSKVAALQLRNPMHRSHEFLAKIAVEVCDGVVIHSLIGNLKPGDIPGDVRIKCIQTLIDNYFVPENVINAGYPLDMRYAGPREGLIHATFRQNYGINNMLIGRDHAGVGDFYGLFEAQDIFKKIPYQDGCEAESGKALLCQNMNIDWTFYCYKCDGMASMRTCPHTKEDRVILSGTKLRKALSEGAEVVDHFGRDEVLVILREYYAGLTEKVEVKMQKAASGADM, encoded by the coding sequence ATGTCCAACCTCGTAGCACCTCACGGTGGTAAAGGTCTCGTCTGCTGCCTGCTCGAAGGCGCTGAGCTTGAAGCAGAAATCAAAAAGGCCGAAGGCCTGAAGACTCTCGACATTTCCGATCGCGCCAAGGGCGACCTGATCATGATGGGTATCGGCGGCTTCTCTCCGCTGAACGGATTCATGAAGAAGGCCGACTGGGCTGGCGTCTGCGAAAAGTTCCTGATGGCAGACGGCACCTTCTGGCCCATCCCCATCACCCTCGACACCGATGACGAAGACGTCAAAGTCGGTGACGAAGTCGCCCTGAAGGCAGCTGACGGCACTGTCTACGCTACCATGACGGTCGAAGAAAAGTACGAGATGACCGAAGCCGACAAGAAATGGGAATGCGAGCTGGTCTACAAGGGCGAAGGCGAAGATTCCGCTGACGACAAATTCTGGGAAGTTGCCATGGAAGATCATCCAGGCGTCCAGATGGTCATGGCTCAGGGCAAATACAACCTGGCTGGTCCTGTCAAGGTTCTGTCCGAAGGCGACTACGCAGTTCGTTTCCCCGGTGTTTACCTGACTCCTGCTCAGATCCGTGCCGAGATGGAAAAACGCGGTTGGTCCAAAGTTGCCGCTCTGCAACTGCGTAACCCCATGCACCGCTCCCACGAATTCCTGGCCAAGATCGCCGTTGAAGTGTGTGACGGTGTTGTCATTCACTCCCTGATCGGCAACCTGAAGCCGGGCGACATTCCGGGTGATGTCCGTATCAAGTGCATCCAGACCCTGATCGACAACTACTTCGTTCCCGAGAACGTCATCAATGCCGGTTACCCCCTCGACATGCGCTACGCCGGTCCCCGTGAAGGTCTGATCCACGCAACTTTCCGTCAGAACTACGGCATCAACAACATGCTCATCGGTCGTGACCACGCTGGTGTTGGTGATTTCTACGGCCTGTTCGAAGCTCAGGACATCTTCAAGAAAATCCCTTACCAGGACGGTTGCGAAGCTGAGTCCGGAAAAGCTCTGCTTTGCCAGAACATGAACATCGACTGGACCTTCTACTGCTACAAGTGCGACGGCATGGCTTCCATGCGCACCTGCCCGCATACCAAAGAAGACCGTGTCATCCTGTCCGGTACCAAACTGCGCAAGGCCCTGTCCGAAGGTGCTGAGGTCGTCGATCACTTCGGTCGCGATGAAGTCCTCGTCATCCTGCGCGAATACTACGCTGGCCTGACCGAAAAGGTCGAGGTCAAGATGCAGAAAGCTGCTTCCGGCGCAGACATGTAG
- a CDS encoding GNAT family N-acetyltransferase has translation MIATLRPVRLDDCDAICHLLHTFMNPDIPVERWQRLFNAPWCHEQPDLGIVAVDGEEIVGFHGHICSYRTVGTRKRRFVNFTSWYLRKEYRGHGLGRMMLEMATADPETTYLVCSLSPKKIEYFKTLGLDVLETERLLWKKDGHAFENLELLHDPEKILTRGNPDEVEILEDHRGLPVTPVLVSTRCTQCLLLLSLAKKKGGTLYYDVLYRSNPGMFTDRVGDIAEALLPDGNAVFAADRRFVENDGHGAIVERLQSPRFYKTSRVKPRNIDLAYSEIVLLDLKLD, from the coding sequence ATGATTGCGACATTGCGCCCTGTTCGTCTTGATGATTGCGATGCCATTTGTCATCTGCTCCATACGTTCATGAACCCTGATATCCCGGTGGAACGCTGGCAACGTCTTTTTAACGCCCCGTGGTGCCATGAGCAGCCAGACCTGGGGATCGTCGCCGTAGACGGAGAGGAGATTGTTGGTTTTCATGGCCACATCTGCTCGTATCGAACTGTGGGGACCAGGAAAAGACGATTTGTCAATTTCACTTCATGGTATCTTCGCAAGGAATACAGAGGACACGGGTTGGGACGCATGATGCTGGAGATGGCGACTGCTGATCCTGAGACAACTTATCTGGTTTGCTCTCTTTCTCCAAAAAAAATCGAATATTTCAAAACGCTTGGCCTCGATGTGCTGGAAACGGAACGTTTGCTGTGGAAAAAAGATGGGCATGCCTTTGAGAATCTTGAATTGTTGCATGACCCTGAAAAAATACTGACGCGGGGTAACCCGGATGAAGTGGAAATTCTGGAAGACCATCGAGGGCTTCCGGTGACACCGGTGCTTGTTTCAACACGATGTACGCAGTGTCTGCTGTTGCTTTCATTGGCAAAGAAAAAAGGTGGCACTCTCTATTATGACGTCCTCTATCGTAGCAATCCCGGCATGTTTACAGACAGGGTGGGAGATATTGCCGAAGCTTTGCTGCCTGATGGGAATGCTGTTTTTGCCGCTGATAGACGATTTGTTGAAAACGATGGTCACGGCGCAATTGTGGAGCGTCTCCAGTCCCCTCGATTTTATAAAACCTCTCGTGTCAAACCTCGCAATATAGATCTTGCTTATTCGGAGATAGTCCTGCTTGATCTGAAGCTCGATTAG
- a CDS encoding polysaccharide deacetylase family protein: MHILITELDAWTRMGQRVQLWWRDDDAGECCPALEHLLALSTRHAVPCGLAAVPMRAGESLRQVVNECEHAWVLQHGYAHINHAPKGNGAWELGLHRPTSVVLEELRQGMLLLEKLFAARFVPVIVPPWNRMDAALLPYLPVMGYRGVSAAYKRQRPVPPADLVRADAHCDLLSWKDKKAGARFVGSEKCVRELVSHLAAKRTGLADASEPTCVLTHHMEMDTAAWDFLELLFSLLATHPATDWMRPADIWPISQTRTRR; encoded by the coding sequence GTGCACATTTTGATAACAGAGTTGGATGCTTGGACCCGGATGGGCCAGCGGGTTCAACTTTGGTGGCGCGATGATGATGCCGGAGAATGCTGCCCGGCTCTGGAGCATCTCCTTGCTCTCAGTACCAGACACGCTGTCCCGTGCGGGCTGGCGGCTGTGCCTATGCGTGCCGGAGAGTCTCTTCGACAGGTTGTGAACGAGTGTGAGCATGCCTGGGTATTGCAGCATGGCTACGCTCATATCAATCATGCTCCCAAGGGAAACGGGGCATGGGAACTCGGTTTGCATCGTCCGACTTCAGTGGTGCTGGAGGAATTGCGGCAGGGCATGCTGCTTTTGGAAAAGCTTTTCGCCGCACGTTTTGTGCCGGTCATAGTGCCGCCGTGGAACAGGATGGATGCAGCGTTGCTCCCATACCTGCCGGTTATGGGCTATCGGGGCGTTTCGGCCGCCTACAAGCGGCAGCGCCCGGTTCCTCCGGCGGACTTGGTCCGTGCCGATGCTCACTGTGATCTTCTTTCATGGAAAGATAAAAAAGCTGGTGCGCGTTTTGTCGGAAGCGAGAAATGCGTGCGAGAGCTTGTCAGCCATCTTGCTGCCAAGCGGACAGGGCTTGCCGATGCGTCCGAGCCGACCTGTGTGCTGACGCATCATATGGAAATGGACACTGCTGCCTGGGATTTCTTGGAACTGCTCTTTTCGCTGCTGGCCACTCATCCCGCCACGGATTGGATGAGGCCGGCGGATATCTGGCCAATCTCACAAACGAGGACTCGAAGATGA
- a CDS encoding radical SAM protein, giving the protein MKTQINSIIWNMTRKCNFRCEYCYFPHDNTPVTETLPVDKVKAFLNGTGRPWSVRMTGGEPFIYPGIIDICAELSRSHRIGIDTNLSVSSKIQDFADRIDPDRVENLYVALHIEERERVKGVNSFIRNARLLIDRGFAVIVNYVVHPNLEKRFHQDVAFFAERGITITPRPFRGEYNGRRYPEAYGDRAQAIFANHPEQGKKIAFNFYGVPCTAGQTLLRLEPDGTIFRCPGDKTVLGNVLDHVTLGSGAEPCRKMRCPCRGLDHVHLTPAQSALVEGVQYAVVGDNQGSADALGRALVSVPAHPCAENNLGVIAWRNGDTDCAAGHFQAALAARPERTLYAENLHGATEGNPDFDPQICLDVNPFPDK; this is encoded by the coding sequence ATGAAAACGCAGATAAACAGCATAATCTGGAACATGACACGCAAATGCAATTTTCGTTGCGAATATTGCTATTTCCCTCACGACAACACCCCGGTCACGGAGACATTGCCTGTCGACAAAGTGAAGGCATTTCTGAATGGTACAGGCCGACCATGGTCTGTCCGAATGACTGGAGGCGAACCCTTCATCTACCCCGGCATCATAGACATTTGCGCCGAGCTGTCCCGATCGCATAGAATCGGTATCGATACCAACCTATCTGTTTCCTCAAAAATACAGGACTTTGCTGACAGAATTGATCCCGACCGTGTGGAGAACCTCTATGTGGCGCTTCATATCGAGGAACGCGAACGGGTCAAAGGAGTTAATTCCTTCATTCGCAACGCCCGACTGCTGATTGACCGGGGGTTCGCTGTCATCGTCAACTATGTGGTTCACCCGAATCTGGAAAAACGATTCCACCAAGATGTGGCTTTTTTTGCGGAACGGGGCATCACCATCACGCCGCGTCCTTTCAGGGGTGAGTACAATGGCCGAAGATATCCCGAAGCGTACGGCGACCGGGCACAAGCCATTTTCGCCAATCATCCTGAACAAGGCAAAAAAATAGCATTCAATTTTTACGGCGTCCCCTGCACAGCAGGACAGACCCTCCTCCGGCTGGAACCAGACGGCACGATTTTCCGATGTCCGGGAGATAAGACTGTCCTCGGCAACGTTCTTGATCACGTTACCCTTGGGTCTGGTGCTGAACCTTGCCGAAAAATGCGGTGCCCCTGCCGAGGGCTGGACCATGTCCACCTGACACCCGCCCAATCCGCTCTGGTGGAAGGCGTCCAGTACGCAGTTGTCGGAGACAACCAGGGATCTGCCGATGCCCTGGGACGAGCTCTGGTCAGCGTTCCGGCGCACCCCTGTGCCGAAAACAACCTCGGAGTCATAGCCTGGCGAAACGGCGACACAGACTGTGCCGCAGGGCACTTCCAAGCCGCCCTTGCGGCCCGCCCCGAGCGAACTCTTTATGCTGAGAATCTTCATGGAGCCACAGAAGGGAACCCTGATTTTGACCCACAAATATGCCTGGACGTGAATCCCTTTCCCGATAAATAG
- a CDS encoding glycosyltransferase family protein, translating to MKPKSYNILMYSHDTYGLGHIRRTMAIAGSLVRPGVNILIVTGSPIVGRYTMPSGVDFVRMPGMIKKTNTIYVPHSIKVDPKIAITIRKNIILSTAKAFKPDLFIVDKVPSGLKNEVLPTLKWIRKNLPSTRAVLGLRDILDDARSTQADWKRKKFPEILRDLYSEVWVYGDKALYDPIVEYAFPDDIAEKTVFTGYIPRKVPKHRKVRRKHKQVVVTIGGGGDGYTVLDNYLKMLETNGTVDFKTLMITGPFLDPDRLDELADRARALKVQIKPFVKNLEKRMAAADLVVTMGGYNTLCEILSLRKPALVIPRDNPRQEQLLRARVFKSHGLCDYIKWDNATPEMLREKVHALLTDSTRCVAELEQFRMTGLDVMRQRLTHFRECDE from the coding sequence ATGAAACCGAAATCATACAATATATTGATGTATTCCCATGACACGTACGGTCTGGGACACATCCGCCGCACCATGGCCATTGCGGGCAGCCTTGTTCGCCCTGGGGTCAATATTCTCATTGTCACAGGTTCCCCCATTGTCGGACGCTATACCATGCCCAGTGGAGTGGACTTCGTCCGTATGCCGGGTATGATCAAGAAAACCAACACGATCTACGTCCCGCATTCCATCAAGGTGGACCCGAAGATAGCCATCACCATTCGCAAGAACATCATCCTCTCCACAGCCAAGGCATTCAAACCCGATCTTTTTATTGTGGATAAAGTGCCTTCCGGTCTGAAAAATGAAGTCCTGCCGACGCTCAAATGGATCAGGAAGAATCTCCCTTCGACCCGCGCAGTACTCGGACTGAGAGATATTCTCGATGACGCCCGGTCCACACAGGCGGACTGGAAGCGAAAAAAATTCCCCGAAATTCTCCGAGACCTCTACTCCGAAGTCTGGGTCTACGGAGACAAAGCTCTCTACGACCCGATCGTCGAGTATGCCTTTCCCGATGACATCGCGGAAAAAACAGTCTTCACCGGCTACATCCCACGCAAGGTGCCCAAGCACCGAAAAGTCAGACGAAAGCACAAGCAGGTCGTGGTGACCATCGGCGGCGGCGGAGACGGGTACACCGTCCTCGATAATTATCTCAAGATGCTTGAGACCAACGGCACTGTGGATTTCAAAACCCTGATGATAACCGGACCGTTCCTTGACCCGGATCGGCTTGATGAACTGGCAGATCGCGCTCGCGCCCTCAAGGTCCAGATCAAACCGTTCGTCAAGAATCTGGAGAAACGCATGGCCGCAGCTGATCTGGTCGTGACCATGGGCGGCTACAACACCCTGTGCGAAATCCTTTCGCTCAGGAAACCAGCATTGGTCATTCCGCGCGATAATCCCAGGCAGGAGCAATTGCTCCGGGCCAGGGTTTTCAAAAGCCACGGCCTCTGCGATTATATCAAATGGGACAACGCTACCCCTGAAATGCTTCGAGAAAAAGTCCACGCCCTCCTCACGGACTCCACCCGATGCGTGGCCGAACTTGAGCAATTCCGTATGACCGGCCTTGATGTCATGCGGCAGCGGCTTACCCATTTCCGAGAGTGTGACGAGTGA
- a CDS encoding glycosyltransferase family 4 protein: MVLKGYPRISETFISNEIRLLEEMGFTIHIYSMRAPRENFTHDSIKSIKAKVTYLPSSMILGLPALLWYNLRLFFRRPGRYWRCLKLMKTRFRLAPKKHTWLKHMLQAGYIMQKSVLDQGVDLGHIHGHFAHTPTTVTMYAAALADVPFSFTAHAKDIYTQDPRRIEDKIDLAKFVVTCTRYNEGYLSRFSKNGKPIHCVYHGINLDLFSPNGRTTGATKPYQILTVARFVEKKGLDTILHALARLRDAGLEFHYTLVGEGKSGFNRTLRALITELGLDDVMTLPGTITHDEVIRLLGNADCFTLGCREASDGDRDGIPNVVAEAMATGVPVVATDVSGVPELVEHESTGLLCPANDPKALAVILQRMLTDQTLRAQVIPAARDKVHAVFDNKKLIHDLGDIYLAHGVPCER; this comes from the coding sequence ATGGTGCTGAAAGGGTATCCCCGAATTTCCGAGACCTTTATTTCCAATGAAATTCGTCTGCTCGAAGAAATGGGGTTTACCATCCATATCTACTCCATGCGAGCGCCCAGAGAAAACTTTACCCACGATTCAATCAAATCGATCAAGGCCAAGGTTACTTACCTGCCCTCATCGATGATCCTGGGGCTCCCAGCCCTGCTCTGGTATAACCTACGCCTTTTCTTCCGTAGACCTGGCCGGTATTGGCGATGCCTCAAACTCATGAAGACCCGTTTTCGCCTGGCTCCCAAGAAGCACACATGGCTCAAACATATGCTCCAGGCCGGGTATATCATGCAGAAATCCGTTCTTGATCAGGGGGTCGACCTCGGGCACATCCACGGACACTTTGCCCATACGCCGACCACGGTAACGATGTACGCCGCAGCCTTGGCGGATGTGCCTTTTTCTTTCACCGCCCATGCCAAGGATATCTACACCCAGGACCCTCGCCGTATTGAAGACAAGATAGACCTCGCCAAATTCGTCGTGACATGCACCCGATACAATGAAGGGTATCTGTCTCGGTTCTCGAAGAACGGCAAACCCATTCATTGCGTTTACCACGGCATCAATCTTGATCTTTTTTCGCCCAATGGACGGACGACCGGGGCGACCAAACCGTATCAAATTCTCACAGTGGCCCGCTTTGTGGAAAAAAAGGGACTCGACACCATCCTGCATGCCCTGGCCCGGCTTCGCGATGCTGGTCTTGAATTTCATTATACCCTGGTCGGGGAAGGAAAATCCGGCTTCAACCGCACTCTTCGCGCCCTGATCACAGAACTGGGTTTGGATGATGTCATGACCCTGCCGGGAACCATCACCCATGATGAAGTGATCAGACTTCTGGGCAACGCCGATTGTTTCACTCTCGGATGCCGGGAAGCAAGCGACGGAGACCGGGACGGTATTCCCAACGTCGTGGCGGAAGCCATGGCAACCGGTGTCCCGGTTGTCGCCACAGACGTGTCCGGGGTGCCGGAACTTGTGGAGCACGAGAGCACCGGTCTGCTCTGCCCGGCCAACGATCCCAAGGCGCTTGCCGTTATTCTTCAGAGAATGTTGACAGACCAAACCCTTCGCGCTCAGGTCATTCCGGCTGCCCGCGACAAGGTCCATGCAGTCTTCGACAACAAAAAACTCATTCATGACCTGGGAGATATCTATTTGGCCCATGGAGTCCCCTGCGAGCGGTAA